The DNA region GACGCCCTTGATCGAGCGGGTGGCCGGGCTGGAGGACGGCCCCGAACTCATCCACGACCTCGCGCGGGGAAGTCTCGACGCGGTGAAGGTGGTGCTCGAACCCTGAGCGGGCCGGAGACCGTGGGCTTCCTGATCGTCGGGCCGGGCAAGGTCGCGCACACGCACGCGGGGGCCCTCGCCGACCTGCCCGGTGCCCGGCTCGCCGCCGTCTGCGGGCGGAACGCGGAACGCACCGCCGCCTTCGCCGCACAGTACGGGGCGCGGCCCTTCACCGACCTGGGAGAAGCGTTGCGTGACCCGGGCGTTCACGCCGTCATCCTCTGCACCCCGCACCCCCTGCACGCGGACGCCGCCGTGGAGGCCGCCCGGGCGGGGAAACATGTGTTCGTGGAAAAGCCCCTCGCCCTGACCGTCCGGGACGCCGACCGGATGATCACGGCGGCGCGGGAGGCGGGCGTGAAACTCGGCGTGGTCAGCCAGCGCCGCCTGTACGAGCCGGTCCAGCGGGTCAAGCGGGCGATTCTGGACGGCAAGATAGGCCGTCCCATCCTCGGCACCCTCAGCCTGCTGGGCTGGCGAGGCCCCGAGTATTACGCGATGGACGCCTGGCGCGGCACCTGGGCGGGCGAGGGCGGCGGCGTCCTCGTCAATCAGGCCGTGCATCAGCTCGACCTCCTCCAGTGGTTCGTGGGTCCCCTGGAGGAAGTGTCGGGTGCCTGGGCGAACCTCAACCACCCGGAAATCGAGGTGGAGGACACGGCGGTCGCCACCCTGCGCTTCGCGGGCGGGGCGCTCGGCAGCGTCGTGGTGAGCAACAGCCAGAATCCGGGGCTGTGGGGCCGGGTCCACGTCCACGGGGAAAACGGCGCGACGGTCGGCGTGCAGACGGACGGCGGCTCGTCCTTCGTGGCGGGGGTGACGACGGCGGTCGAGCCCCCCGTCAACGACGTGTGGACCGTGCCGGGCGAGGAGGGCCTGCTGCCTCTCTGGCAGGCCGAGGACCGGGAACGCGCCGCCCGCCTCGACGTGATGACGCACTACCACCGCCTTCAGATCGGGGACTTCGTGGGGGCCGTGCGGGAGGGCCGCGAGCCGCTCGTGCCCGGCGAGGAGGGCCGCAAGACCGTAGAGCTGATCGAGGCGATCTACCGGGCGGGCCGGACGCGAAGCGTGGTGAGGCTGCCGCTGGAGGGCTGAGGTGCCTCAGCAGGGGGGCGGGGTGAATGCCTCGTTCGCCGCCGTCGGGCCGAGTCCCGCGACCACGCCCCCGCCCGAGAGGAGGAGGCGAGCCCCGAGCGTGACCGCTCCCATGCCGTGCCTCGCCTGCGGCATCGGGGAGAGGGTGGTCCAGGTTCCGGCCCGCGCGTCGTACCGCTCGACCTCACCGAACATGCCGCCCTGGCGGGTGCTGCCCTCCCCGCCGAGGGCGTACAGGCACCTTCCCGTGGCCGCCACCGCGTGTCCGCTGCGCCCGGTGGGCAGGGGAGCGGCGCGCGACCAGCGCCCGGAGGCCGGGTCGTAGACCTCGTGGGCCGTGAGCCGGAAGTCGCGCCCGTCCGTTCTTCCGCCGACGGCGTGCAGCCGCCCCTCCAGCACCGCCACGCCGAGGTGATCGCGGCGGGTGGGCATGGGGGGGAGGACCGTCCACCTGTCCCGCCCCGGGTCGTACACCGCGAGGTCCCCTACGCTCGGCCCGCGCTGGCCGCCGACGGCGTAGATCCGGCCCCCTATAACGGCCGCCGCGAGCCCGCCGCGTTTGCTCGGCAGGGGGGTGCCGGAACGCCAGCCCTTCCCGGGCTCGTAAATCTGCACGGCGTCCGTCGCCCCCTCCAGCCCGGGGCCGACGTGCCCGCCCAGGACGTAGAGCCTGCCGCCCAGCCACACCGCCGCCGGGTGGTTCACGGGGACCGGGAGGGGCGGGAGGCTCGCCCAGGTATTCGTGACCGGGTCGTAGGCCTCGGCGCGGGCCGTGGTGCGGCCGTCCGCGAGGAAGCCGCCGACGACGTACACCCGTCCGTTCACGGCCGCCGCGCCGACCTCCTGGCGGGCCTGGGGAAGCGGGGCGAGGGACGACCACGAGGGCGAGGGGGCCGCGAGCGACAGGCCGAGGGAGAGGGCGGCGGCGAGCAGGACTCGGGGCGGGCGGCGGGCGAGGTCGGGCATCACGGTTCTCCTCGTGGGGCAAGGTGGGGATATCCCAGGGTAAAGGGTGTCGCCACTTCAGTCTTTTCCCAGACTCGGGGCCTACAGTAAAAAGACGCTCTCTCGTTCCACTCCCCCAGGAGGCTGGCGTGACCGTTTCAAAAGGCCGGGTTCGGGCGTTTTTTCCTCCTCGTCGTCCCAGGGCGGGACGAACATGAAGGGACTGATGGTGGGCCTCGTCGTGGGGGCGCTCGGGGGCGGCTTCGTGGCCGGGCGGCTGACGGCCCCCACGTCCTCTCACGTGCACGCCGGGGCGGGCGTGACCCTGCGGCCCCTTCCCGTGCAGGCGCAGTTGCCGAACGACCCCCGTGAGGTCATCCCGCTCGTGCCCGGCCCCGGCGACGAACCCGGGCAGGGGCAGCCTCGGCCGGGGCAGGGACCTCAGCAGCCCGGGCAGGGCCAGGGCCAGGAGCAGTGCGTGCTCCTCTTCAAGGACGGCCAGATGTATCGCCTGCAACCGGGCCAGCCCCAGCCGGGGCAGGGCCAGCAGCCCGGGCAGCCTCAACCCGGCGGTGACGGCAGGAACGGCCAGCCCGGCGGCGACAACGAACTCTTCCCGCTGGAGCCCTTCGACACGCCCCCCTCGCTCCCGGGTCCATCCCAACCCGGCGAGCCCGCCCTGCCCGACCTGAACCGGAGGATCTGATGACCGCACCCTCCCCCCTCACCCCCCTGTCGCCCCAGGCGGTGACGAACGCCGCCGCCCGCCTCAGGACGCTGCTCTTCGAGGTCAAAAAGGTCATCGTGGGGCAAGACCTCCTGCTCGAACGGCTGCTCGTCGCGCTGCTCGCGCGCGGGCACGTCCTCGTGGAGGGGGTGCCCGGCCTCGCCAAGACGCTGGCGATCAAGACGACCGCCGACGCTATCGGGGCGTCGTTCCGGCGCATCCAGTTCACGCCCGACCTCGTGCCCGCCGACCTGATCGGCACCCGCATCTACAACCAGAAGACGGGCGCGTTCGAGGTCGAACTCGGCCCGGTCGTCGCCAACCTGATTCTGGCCGACGAGATCAACCGCGCGCCCGCCAAGATCCAGTCGGCCCTGCTGGAAGCCATGCAGGAGCGGCAGGTCACCATCGGCAGCCAGACCTTTCCGCTGCCCGACCCCTTCCTGGTCCTGGCGACCCAGAACCCCATTGAGTCGGAGGGCACCTACTTCCTGCCCGAAGCGCAGGTGGACCGCTTCATGTTCAAGGTGGTCGTGGGCTACCCCGGCTTCCACGAGGAGATGACGGTCGTGGAGCGGGTGTCGAGTTCCTTCCCGCCCGTGGGGGTGCAGCTCTCCGGCGAGGAGCTGCGCGAGTTGCAGCGCATGGCCGACCTCGTGTACGTCCACCCGGCGGTGACCGAGTACGCGGTGACGCTCGCCCGCGCCACCCGTGACCCGGCGGCGGTGCGCCTTCCCGACCTCGCGCGGGCGGTGGCCTACGGGGCGAGTCCGCGCGCGAGCGTCAACCTGATCCTGGGCGCCAAGGCCCTCGCCGTCGTGCGCGGGCGCGAGTACGCCCTGCCCGAGGACGTGCGCGACCTCGCGCCGGAGGTCTTGCGGCACCGCGTCATGCTCTCGTACGAGGGGCTGGCGGAGGAGATCAGGATCGAAGAGATGGTCGGCAGACTCATCGCCGCCGTGCCGCTGCCGCGCGTCCACCTCGGCGACCCGACGGGCGCCTCTCCGCCGGTCGTGACGGGCAATGGCCCTGCTTAGCCTGCGGCGCCGCCGGGTCGTGGCGAGCCCGCCGCCTGCCCTCCACGTTCCGGCCCGCCCGCCCCTCGAACCGCCCGCCCAATTGCTGCGGCGGCTGGAGTTCCGGGTGGTGCGGCGGCTCGACGGCTTCCTCTTCGGGGACTACCGGGGCCTGTTCTACGGCCCCAGCCTGGACCTCGCCGAGGTGCGCGAGTACCAGCCCGGGGACGAGGTGCGGCGCATCGACTGGAACGTCACCGCGCGCAGTGGCAGGCTCCACGTCCGCCAGTACCGCGAGGAGCGCGAGCTGACCGCGTGGCTGGTCATCGACACCTCGCCGTCGATGAACTTCGGCACCCGCCGGGTCCTCAAGCGCGAGCTGGCGCGCGAGTTCGCGGGCGTGGCCTCGCTCGTGATCACCCGCCACGGGGACAAGATCGGGGCGATCACCTTCGGCCCCGGTTCCGGGATGGCGCCGCCGCGCGGGGGGCGGGCCCAGGCGCTCGCGGTGATGAACCTGCTGTCGAGGGGCGCGAGGGGCGGGCCGGATGCCTCCACCCAGCCCACCGACCTCGCCTCGGCCCTCACGGCGGTCGAACGGACGCTGCGGCGGCGGTCCCTCGTGTTCGTGGTGTCGGACTTCCTGGAGACGGCGCCCCCCGGCGCGGGGGGCTGGACTGGGGCCTTGGGGCGGCTCGCCCAGCGGCACGACGTGGTGGCGGTGCGCGTCTCGGACCCCGCCGAGCGGGCGTTGCCCGACGTGGGGGGAGTGCGGATGCGCGACCCGGAGACGGGGGAGGAACTGTGGCTCGACACCTCGGACCCGGGGGTGCGCGCCGCCCACGCCCGGCTGGTGGGGGAGCGTGACATGGCCTTGAAGCGGGCGCTGCAATCCGCGCAGGTGGACCTCCTCGACCTGGGCACCGAGCGGGACCCGGTGGGGCCGCTGCTGCGCTTCGCGGCCGTGAGAAGGGGGCGGCGCAGATGACCTTCGGCTTTCCCGCTCTGCTGTGGCTGCT from Deinococcus aetherius includes:
- a CDS encoding Gfo/Idh/MocA family protein, which translates into the protein MGFLIVGPGKVAHTHAGALADLPGARLAAVCGRNAERTAAFAAQYGARPFTDLGEALRDPGVHAVILCTPHPLHADAAVEAARAGKHVFVEKPLALTVRDADRMITAAREAGVKLGVVSQRRLYEPVQRVKRAILDGKIGRPILGTLSLLGWRGPEYYAMDAWRGTWAGEGGGVLVNQAVHQLDLLQWFVGPLEEVSGAWANLNHPEIEVEDTAVATLRFAGGALGSVVVSNSQNPGLWGRVHVHGENGATVGVQTDGGSSFVAGVTTAVEPPVNDVWTVPGEEGLLPLWQAEDRERAARLDVMTHYHRLQIGDFVGAVREGREPLVPGEEGRKTVELIEAIYRAGRTRSVVRLPLEG
- a CDS encoding Kelch repeat-containing protein gives rise to the protein MPDLARRPPRVLLAAALSLGLSLAAPSPSWSSLAPLPQARQEVGAAAVNGRVYVVGGFLADGRTTARAEAYDPVTNTWASLPPLPVPVNHPAAVWLGGRLYVLGGHVGPGLEGATDAVQIYEPGKGWRSGTPLPSKRGGLAAAVIGGRIYAVGGQRGPSVGDLAVYDPGRDRWTVLPPMPTRRDHLGVAVLEGRLHAVGGRTDGRDFRLTAHEVYDPASGRWSRAAPLPTGRSGHAVAATGRCLYALGGEGSTRQGGMFGEVERYDARAGTWTTLSPMPQARHGMGAVTLGARLLLSGGGVVAGLGPTAANEAFTPPPC
- a CDS encoding AAA family ATPase; this translates as MTAPSPLTPLSPQAVTNAAARLRTLLFEVKKVIVGQDLLLERLLVALLARGHVLVEGVPGLAKTLAIKTTADAIGASFRRIQFTPDLVPADLIGTRIYNQKTGAFEVELGPVVANLILADEINRAPAKIQSALLEAMQERQVTIGSQTFPLPDPFLVLATQNPIESEGTYFLPEAQVDRFMFKVVVGYPGFHEEMTVVERVSSSFPPVGVQLSGEELRELQRMADLVYVHPAVTEYAVTLARATRDPAAVRLPDLARAVAYGASPRASVNLILGAKALAVVRGREYALPEDVRDLAPEVLRHRVMLSYEGLAEEIRIEEMVGRLIAAVPLPRVHLGDPTGASPPVVTGNGPA
- a CDS encoding DUF58 domain-containing protein translates to MALLSLRRRRVVASPPPALHVPARPPLEPPAQLLRRLEFRVVRRLDGFLFGDYRGLFYGPSLDLAEVREYQPGDEVRRIDWNVTARSGRLHVRQYREERELTAWLVIDTSPSMNFGTRRVLKRELAREFAGVASLVITRHGDKIGAITFGPGSGMAPPRGGRAQALAVMNLLSRGARGGPDASTQPTDLASALTAVERTLRRRSLVFVVSDFLETAPPGAGGWTGALGRLAQRHDVVAVRVSDPAERALPDVGGVRMRDPETGEELWLDTSDPGVRAAHARLVGERDMALKRALQSAQVDLLDLGTERDPVGPLLRFAAVRRGRRR